Proteins encoded by one window of Myripristis murdjan chromosome 1, fMyrMur1.1, whole genome shotgun sequence:
- the LOC115362344 gene encoding somatostatin-like receptor F_48D10.1 has translation MEPQYQTGWAPLSADLNSTPPATPSFLFSPCPVLSNFSSNMSTQSVPFQGSSTLMTAVISLTVFIVGLTGNTLAIYVVLRYAKMKTVTNIYILNLAVADELYIIGLPFLTTQNVLSYWPFGSFLCRVVMTADSMNQFTSIFCLTVMSIDRYLAVVHPIRSTKWRHPRVAKVVSAAVWAVSFVVVLPVVIFSDVQDTFNSCNMIWPEPKDVWSTAFILYTATLGFFGPLLIICLCYLLIVVKVKSSGVRVGFKKRRRSERKVTRMVVVIVVVFVLCWLPFFIINMVNLVVIIPESSVTAGIYFFSVILSYANSCANPLLYGFLSDNFKQSFRKVLCVRSLRRKANGVEDGDPSAPRTEKTTAHDCSLLSPHNRDYHDPQSSQVSPHLPDSPTSHAAAVADLQSSHSTCRSPSPGLRIGPTATMMTSMVTATPAEAPTTITPTPPLSSSSMAPQEL, from the exons ATGGAGCCCCAGTACCAGACCGGCTGGGCTCCCCTCTCAGCAGACCTAAACTCCACCCCTCCCGCCAcaccctccttcctcttctccccctGTCCCGTCTTGTCCAACTTCTCCTCCAACATGTCCACTCAGAGCGTCCCGTTCCAGGGCAGCAGCACTCTGATGACCGCGGTCATCTCCTTGACAGTTTTCATAGTGGGGCTGACCGGCAACACCTTGGCCATCTACGTGGTGCTGCGCTATGCCAAAATGAAAACCGTGACCAACATCTACATCCTAAACCTGGCTGTGGCCGACGAGCTCTACATCATTGGGCTCCCCTTTCTCACCACCCAGAATGTGCTCTCCTACTGGCCCTTCGGTTCCTTCCTGTGCCGTGTCGTCATGACTGCAGACTCTATGAACCAGTTCACGTCCATTTTCTGCCTGACAGTGATGTCCATCGACCGCTACCTGGCCGTGGTGCACCCCATCCGCAGCACCAAGTGGCGACACCCCCGTGTGGCCAAGGTGGTCAGCGCAGCTGTGTGGGCTGTGTCCTTTGTGGTAGTCCTGCCTGTGGTCATCTTCTCCGATGTCCAG GACACCTTTAATTCATGTAACATGATCTGGCCAGAGCCCAAGGATGTGTGGTCAACAGCCTTCATCCTCTACACTGCCACACTCGGCTTCTTTGGACCGCTGCTCATCATCTGCCTCTGCTACCTCCTCATCGTCGtcaag GTGAAATCCTCGGGCGTGCGGGTGGGATTCAAAAAGCGTCGGCGTTCAGAGCGCAAGGTGACTcggatggtggtggtgatcgTGGTGGTGTTCGTGCTCTGCTGGCTGCCTTTCTTCATCATCAACATGGTCAACCTGGTGGTCATCATTCCAGAGTCCAGCGTCACCGCAGGGATCTACTTCTTCTCGGTCATCCTGTCCTACGCCAACTCCTGCGCGAACCCGCTGCTCTACGGCTTTCTGTCAGACAACTTCAAGCAGAGCTTCAGAAAG GTGCTGTGCGTGAGGAGTTTGCGGCGCAAGGCTAATGGTGTAGAGGACGGAGACCCCAGCGCCCCGCGGACAGAGAAGACCACCGCACATgactgctctctgctctccccaCATAACCGTGACTACCATGACCCACAGAGCAgccag GTGTCTCCTCACCTTCCAGACTCACCTACCTCtcatgcagcagcagtagcagacCTGCAATCCTCCCATTCAACATGTCGATCTCCCTCCCCTGGTCTGCGAATAGGACCCACCGCTACCATGATGACCTCCATGGTAACGGCAACCCCTGCTGAAGCACCCACCACCATCACCCCAACTCCACCATTGTCCTCCTCTTCCATGGCTCCACAGGAACTGTGA